The genomic stretch TGCCATTTCTTTCTCTGGCCACATGTTGAATTGCAACCTCTTCGAAATCTTTGCACAGCTTTTTTACCTTTTCGAAGTACTTCTGGAGCAGGGTGTCTCTGGCATGATATGTCCCATTGACCTGGAAGGTCACGATCTGGGAATCACTGTTGACCTCAACTCGCAAtgctccgacctctttggctaAGAGTAAGCCTCCTATCAAGGCTTTGTACTTCGCCTGGTTGTTGGAAACGGGGAAGTCGAACTTGATTGATTGTTCATAAGTCATCCTTGTCAAGCTTTCGAAGATTATCCCTGCCCCTCCAAACGCttggttggaggctccgtcaacatggagcttccaccgtgtgcTCGAGTTCTCGGGTGGGTCACCAACTACCTCTACCAGGAAGTCTACCATCGCCTGGGCCTTGATTGCGTGACTGGGTTCGTAATGTAAGTCGTATTCAGATAGCTCAATCGCCCACGCCATCATGTGGCCAGCCAAGTCGGGTTTTTGTAAAACTTGGCGAATGACTTGGTCGGTTCTGACGGTAATCGGGTATCCTTGGAAGTATTGCCTCAACCTTAGAGAGGAGGTTAGCAAAGCACAGGACAACTTCTTTAACTTGGTGTATCTTAGTTCTGCTCCTTGGAGCACTTTGCTGATAAAATACACCGGTTGTTAGATCTTATCCTCTTCTCAAACGAGGACGGCCACCAAGGCTTGGTAAGTTACCGCCAGGTATAAAAACAACGTCTCACCTTCTTTCGGCTTGCCGAGGACAGGGGGAGCCAATAGTATCCTTTTGAAATGACTGAATGCCTCTTCACAGGCAAGGGTCCATTCAAAggctattccctttttcatcaggttgaagaaaGGGAGGGCCTCTGCTGCCAAGGCACCGAAGAAACGAGATAAAGCGGCGAGCCTCCCAGCCAACCTTTGTACATCCTTGATGCAACTTGGGCTTGTCATCTGTAAAATAGTTTCGCACTTGTCCGGGTTGGCCTCCACTCCCCTTTGCGTTATCATGAAGCTGAGAAATTTCCCGACCTCCATGGCGAAAGCGTACTTAAGGGGGTTGAGTCTCAATTTTTGCTTACGGAGAGACTCGAACACGACCTCTAAGTCTCCAACTAGGTCGCTTATGTCACAAGCTTTTACCAAaatgtcatccacataaacCTCAACCGATCTACCGATGAGGTCGGAGAAaactttgttcatcagcctcTAGTAGGTTGCTCTAGTGTTTTTTAGTCCGAACGGCATCACTCTGTAACAGTAAGTACCAGCTGGCATTATAAACGCCATTTTCTCCTCATCAGGTCAGTGCATCGGTATTTGATTATACCCAGAGTACGCATCTATGAAGCTTAGGAACTGGTATCCTGCTGTCGCGTCAACTAGGGCGTCAATGTTTGGAAGGGAAAAGAGTCTTTGGGACacgctttgttgagatccgagtagtcgacacacatcctccattttccgttggttTTCTTGACGAGAAATACATTTGACAACCACGTCGAGTACTCGAGCTCTCTGATGAACCCTGCTTCTAACAGGCTGGCCATCTGTTTGGCTACCTCGTTAGCCCTCTCTTGCGATATTTTCCTCCGTCGTTGTGCTATAGGCTTAGCATCTGGTTTTACGGCGAGCCGGTTACACATGAACTCGGGGTCCACCCCTGGCATGTTGGCGGGAGTCCAGGTGAAGAGGTCGCCATTTGCTCTGATAGCCTCCATGAGAGGCTCTTTTAGGTTGTGGGGGAGGTTCCTGTTCACGAAGGTGAACATTTCCTCAGTGTTCCCAACTCGAAACTTCTCTAGGTCTCCCTAGGTCTCTGGCCTCAGTTTGTTGTCTATTCCATGACCGTTTCTATATCTCCCCTGATAGAACCGACGGCTCCGTCGTCTATAACGAACTTCATAGTTAAAAACTTGGTAAATATTATGGCTGGGAACTCATTGATTGTCTTCCTTTCCAGGATGACATTATAGGCTATAGAGTCTCTCAAGACAACGAACTCCGCCATTACTAACCTCTTTCCTTTGCCTGACCCTACACAGTCCGGAAGGCTAATTATCCCGTCGAGTTTTATGTAGTTGTCTCCAAAGCCTATGACCCCATGTTGATGGGTCTTTAGATCGGTTTCCCTGAGTCCCAGGGCATCGAACACGTTCCTGAACATTATATTTGAGTCAACGCCAGTGTCAACAAGAATCCGTTTTACTAGGCCCGTCTCGATTCTTGCTGTGATCACCATCAGTGGATTCTCTGGAAGGTTATGAAGCCATTGATCTTCTGGGCTGAAGGATATCCTTGGGGGCTCCGTGAATTGAGTCCCGTGGCTTCCTGATGACACGGCCAAGACTTCGGCGTCCTTTTTGGTTTTTGACCACGACCTGGGGGTACATCTCTCCCTATCGCAACGTTGATGACCAGAATGGGGGCATTGTCGGTATTCTCGATGGGCCCCTGCCCTGCTGCGATCTTCCTTGGAACGTTCGCGCTCCCTCCTCATGGGTTCCCTTATGAACTGGGAGAACTCGGTCAACTTCCCTTCGCGAATGGCTTGCTCTAAAGCGTCCTTCAAGTCAAAGCAATCCTGTGTTTTGTGGCCATAACCTTTGTGATAATCATAGTACAAACTCTTGTTCCCACCTGTCTTGTCCTTTACATGTTGGAGCTTCGACAGGATGCCCTTATCCGCGATCTGTTGGTAAACCTCTACAACAGGGGACGTGAGGGGGTATAGTTTGTGAACTTTCCACCGGGAAAACGGCTTGAACTATTTTCCTGACGCCCCATCTTTGGGAAGCTCTCTCGTTTTCTCTGGGTACCCGAGCTGGCGGGGAGGGGGTTGGTTGGCTGTCGTTTGTTGGCCACCACCTGGCTAACTTCCTCATCATTGATGTATTTTCTTGCCACGTTCTAGATTTTCTGCATGGTCCATACAGGATTGGTAGTAAGATGCTTCCTGAAATCTTTGTTCAATAAGTCATTGGTCAGACATAGGTTGGCCACTGAGTTGGTCAGACTGTCGATTTCCAAGCATTCGTTGTTGAATCTGTCCAGAAATTTTCTGGCTAGTTCCCCGGCTTTCTGGGTGACTCCCAGGAGGTTAATAGGATGCTTTGCCTTGGCGATGCGCGTGGTAACTGTGCTAAAAAGCTATGAGTTATATCCGAGAAGGCCATAATGGACCCTTGCGAAAGTGCATTGAACCGCCGGATCGCGGGGCATGCTAACGTTACCGGAAAAGCTCGGCATCTCACTGCGTCGCCCACGCCTTCCAGGTTCATCCTGACTTCGAAAGCCGTCATGTGTTCTTGGGGATCTTGGGTCCCATCATACCTCATGTCTGTTAGCTTATCGAAGTGCTTCGGCAGCCGAACTTTGAGGATAGGGAAGTGAAAAGGGGTAGTTCCCATGATGATGGGTTCTCGTCGTCTTCTCGGTCTCTCTCGGTGGGTCTCCCCATGTCCTTCCAACCCGTCTTGGGTCGTGTGAGACCGATCGTTGGTTCGATGTCTGTCATTTCTTCGAGGACTTCTGCCCCGAGCTTCCGACCTTCTTGGACGAGATCGAATGCGAGAAAGACTTAGGCTAAGACGGTAGCGATTCTTCGCTGCCAGCTCTCTTTCGAGGTTCTGTATCCGGTGGCGCAGTTCCTGCATGATTTTGGCATTGTCGTCACATGTGCTCCCAAATGGGTGTCTCTCATGAGAGCTGGAGGGCGGTTTATCTCTGCGGAAACGGGTTCCCATGCGCTCGCGGGAAAAAGCCACGGAAGCTAACCTACTCATCAAGCGGGTTCCTCTTCCTCACgtacctcctcctcctcctactCATCCAGCGGGCTCAACAGGGAGTCCCTTCACGCtagtccccacagacggcgccaatgttcatTAAGTCAACGTCCAAGAAGATCGGATATGGAGTTCACCGGGATAGAGAGGTTGCGGGGCACTGGTCCTCGATAGATTCTGGTATGGGAGCTCCTCTGGGTCGCCGAGTTGAAGAAGGGATGGGGTCACCTACAAGGACTCCAATACTCAAGTCAATGTTCGAACAAGAGGTGACTATTAGGATAAGATTAAGTGACGTATCTTTGGAGAGTGGTAAAACCTTCTCTTTATATATTCTGTGTTCGAGTGGACTCCACATGGATAGACCCTCTTTTCTAAAAGCTTCCTTCTAACTGTTCAAACGCCttgcaacaaaagaaaaagaggggaCTTTTGAGTGGCAATCCTGTCGTGTCGGCACCATAATACTCGGATCAAATTTGCTAGTGGGCCGAGGCAGAacagaaataaaatttttggataGTTATTTGAGAACTAAAGAATAATATTAGGCTTTTTAACACGCACAGTATAGTGTGCGAGAGCGTTTACACACGACACGCCACCCTTCAAAGAACAATCGATTGAGCATTTCTTTCGTTTTTTTCTCTCATACGTTTCCCTTTCATCATTCTCTTTCAAGTGCCCAAATACGTTGTATCAAATGAATTAATTAAACACCACTCACATGTTCGGCATAAAGCGGGGGAACAAATGAACAATTGCTAACCCCCATTCTTTTTCTTGGACAGCCAACATGGTCTTCTGAATTTTCCTATTATTATTAGGTGGTTTTTCCCACATCTTTATATTTAAAGGGTGATAAATATTCTTTCTAGATAACATAGTAATATAATAACGTGTTATAATACGTAAATATTCGCATGAATTtgtttttatgtgaaattaataattgagatatattaaaataataatttaattaaatatattaaattatttaaccattttcaattaacaattttacataaaaataactatatataaattttaattgttaTAACAATATGTGTTTATTTTTATCGTATTATTGTAAAATTGATTAAGTTCTAATTTAaactacaaaaaaattattgtccTTTCAATTTGgctccaaatattttttaaatttaaagctaaattatattatttgacaTACTAAGAACAAGATATctttcttattaaaatttttcaaaagaaatattgatactcatttaaaaattttgacaaaagtaatttttaaaactacttttaaaaagattaaaaaattcTATATAAGATTAATTAccattatttaattatattaaaaattaaaaattttaattttgttttaagaGACTAAAATACCCTTTTCATTAGGTTTTAAATgcttaaaatatattataacattaaatttaaaaagagaaaaatgctaaaacattttttattttttaaaaagtgaGACATCTAAATCTTTCGAAGagatttatttgtttttatatattttagataGAAAAACTTAAATGTTTCGCATTTTAAAAAGTGAATGacgtttttatatttttaattactaaaaaactTATGTATcttcaaattaaaaaatcagagatctatttatctttttttcatatctttATATTACCCTCATTTTGGTCTTTTAGCGGTCAGTCTTGGGATAGATTTTTGTACCCGAGATTTAATAATAAACTTTAGATATGGTAATAGGAGAGAGTGTAGATCGTGAACTTCTTAACTTAGGAGATTTCTTAATTCAGGAAATTTTTAGAGAAGAAAAACTGTCCATAGTGTTGATATGAAGTTAGGAATTCGTTTGTTGCcaactttaaatacttcagtaATGCTTATTGTTAGTTGAAGCGGACTGatacaaatatttatattttaaaaaataaataaaataaagttatttaagagagtaaaaaataatttatgcaCTATAAATTTCAGAAAATAGTGTAACTTTAGTATTTTATTCTTGATCATTTTTATAAGTCcaataatatgaaaaatcagGTTTAAGAGGTTTAAGAGTATGAGAAGTTTAAGAGGACCGATttaatgattaaattttttCTAAGATTCTAAAAAAGAGTATCAGATGAATAAAATATcatatgaagaaaaaaaatagaatattttataaaaatagtagTTCATGAAAAAAGCAACTTACCTAAGAGAAGTTCGCAAAATCATAACTTCACAATATATGTATTATTGTAAATGTGTGTATTATTTAAATATGATCtctatcttaattttttttttttgatttatGCTAACTTAAATATTGAAATATGTGTAGAGATATCTTCCACGATCAAATGATGAATTCAAAATGTTAAAAGcttgaaataaataaagaataataataacatCATATCTCTAGCacattttttctataaattttattgggtatGTCTAAAATGAGCACAATAATTATGTGCTTATTAGATGTGCCATGTTTATATAgatcattaaattttattaaaagaaaatcgaaagctaatataaaagaagaatatttatggactctaataaatacagaatatcctaatacataaataaatactttaaataGCAATACTTTAATACACAAGACTTTAgtcttttattcttaaataattaaatataaaatatataaatacaaaatatatgaatattttttattcattaaaattaattattatgcaaaaaaaaattttataatattaaaaaattatattaaaataatattttaaattgtaacataaaaatataaaataattaaaattttattttatattacttaacaaataattaaatattatattaaaaaattattaactaactaattttattaaaaatattattatataatataattttttattaaaatattttaaaaatataatttatttaaaatattatatataatacataaaaatatttttttattttttaaacgaaataaataatataattttaaatacatgtTTAGTGGCCAATGGCTACTTGAATATATATGTATTTgtctgtttatttatttatttatttttttataactaataaattgaaaatttaaaattattttttaaatttaatatttatagtttcatacatataatatttataattatatatttataataagattactttttaattttgattatttttaaatattttttatttttctagttaaaaattatattcTCTAATTCAACTagacttttatatatatatatatatatatatatatatatatatatatatagttggtatataaatatttttttaaaaatattttttattatataaaatttattaaaaatatattttattaaattcaagaataaaatatataatttttttagttttaatgtATAAATTTAATATGTTATTTGATGTAGACTGCATTCATCAACAAAAAAGACTATGAAAAGGGTGAGAAGGAAGCTCAATAGGCAAAAGATCAGAGCACAATGCACGGTTTTtatgttaataattaattttaatgaatataaaatatttatatttttgtatttatatgttttatatttttaattacctaagtttaattaatttaagttttattaatataaataaatatataatgtgatgtatttagaattatattatttatttttttaaaaaaattaaaaaataaaaagattaatatttttatgtattatatataatattttaaataaattatatttttaaaatattttgatgaaaaattatattatatagtaatatctttaataaaattagttagttaataaattttaaatataataatctaattatttgtcatgtaatataaaataaaattttaattattttatatttttatgttacactttaaaatattattttaatataattttttaatattataaaaatttcttgcataataattaatcttaatgaataaaaaatatatgaagaataaaaaatactcatatattttgtatttatatattttatatttaattatttaaaaataaaagattttattgCCATTTAAAATCTTGTGTATTAAAGTATtgtcatttaaaatatttatttatatattaggatattctgtatttattagagtccatcaatgtttttcttttatattagttttttattttcatctaaaaaaaatgtaatggtctatatatatatatatatatatatatatatatatgacacaTTCAATAAACACATAATTGTTGTGCTCATTTTAGACATATCCAATTTCATTCAAGTAAATCTTTAATTGAAAAGGTCACAAACACTCctaaaaaagttttatttaaaaaaaaaaaaggtaattAGATTGAACAACTCACGAATCCTCTTAAAAAGGGGATagattaaaaaatttggtcCATTTTTTATTCGGCAAGTGGGACTAGCCCCCTTTGATAGGGATATTTATGGATCAAATCTGATTCGCATATTCGTAGTGTTACGGATATAGATTCGATCCGTAAAGTTATTAGATCAAAATCAATCTGCATAGTAATAAAATTGGATCACAAATTTTATGTAAGTATCCGCATATTTGCGgatatacaaaaataaataaataaataaataaatatttttttatatttcaactaataattattatatatattattttaattttattatttaaaaaaatatatttaacatttttttaagagttaatatatttaaaaaaataaaaaattttattaatattttttaataaaaataaattttaaaaaattttatattttacaaataTATCCATATTGGATTTGATTATCCAAATTTAAAAACTACAAATGTTAAATATGATAATTTTAgtatgaattgaattgaaattttAACTATATTTAATCCGATTTGGTAAGGCAGATAGTCGCTTTACTACTCCTACCATGTCTTCCAATCTTCCATGGGAACACCACTTTTAGACTCTTCACTCTCCACCAAATTTCCTCTTCAGCATGTCCAACtcaattattaaaagaaaatttaatttcatttattgttattttattatttgttttgataaaaCAAAAATGTTCCTATGTATGTGTGTGTCCACCAGAGATCCTTACTTAGGAATGTTTTAAGCATACCATCCATTTTAGGGTTCTACCCTTTTCCCCTTGCCCCTgtattctcttatttttcatttattatttatCACAAATTTGATTTTTCTATTGTTGTCAACCATTTTTATCTTTCGTAGGAGGGtttttgtttccttttcttttctaatttaATTACGATCAAATTGAAACTCGATCGCTGCTGGTGAAATTGATTTACATTGAAGATGGATCACACCATTTCAAGAGAAAGGGACATTGACTTTGACCTAGAAAGTGGTGGGAACAGTACCGAAGAGGATTCGAGCACCGATCGTTCCACAAGTGATGGAGATTCAAATGGCGGTTTTCGTTATCCCTGGAATAGGATTCTAGGCTTCGAGTCGTCTTCATGCAGCAATTCATCAACAAAACCTGTTAACGGTGTTGATAATGTTGGTGTTCTTGTTAATGatgataattataataattatgcTCATGTTAATAACCAAAACGCTAATAAGGCGGCTACTAACCCATCAAGAAAGCCTTCAAAGCCACCATTGCCTCCTAATGGTCCATCATTGATTGCTGGAGATCAGAGGTTTGTGAAGGAGCTTAGCGAGCTTGCGTTGAGGAAGAGAGCGAGGATTAAGAGAATGAAAGCAGTGAGGAagatgaaagcaataaagtCTGCATCATCCTCATCTTCATCGTATACTGGCTTCTCTGCCTTGGTCATCAGTGTTTTCTTCTTGCTTGTTTTAATATTCCACGGTAATTACTTTACCTCAAATTCTTCTTTTCTAGTATTATACACCCTTAATTCTCCCAAATTGATCAATTGAGTTCCTATACTACTAAATTATTCTCATCCCCACTATGACATGCATTTTAGTTTGTTCTTTTCATGTTGAATCTATATGTTATGTTGATTTGTGGCATAGAGTTGTTTGTGTTGGTACATTGGTTTGGTTTCATTTACTTTGCAATTGTGGCTCTTTTAACAAATTTTTGAGTGACCCGAAAGCTTGATATGCTTATTGTTCTTCATCTTACCATTTCCTTGTGTTGCAATGCATTACTTTTAATTTGAGTTATGTTGCTTctaagaaaattttaaaggcATGGCTACTATTTAAACGTGCAAATTCACCATTTCTATGACATAGAGCATTTGATTGCTAACTTTATTTTGTTGTGTTCGCTCATTATTACTGTTACTGCTTTTTTTTTCAGACACACACGTATACATCATCATAGTCATCGTCATTGTCGTCATTTTACCTCTATTTTGCTTTGGTCTTTTTTCTCTGTGCAGCTCTATATCTTAACTTTCAAATGCTACTAGAACCTCCTCAGTCGAATATCTATAACTCGAGTTATGATTTGATAAATGAGTAAAGATCATAATTTGACAGCATCTAACTCCTTGTGATGGATCCTACTTTGCTCCTATATCTTATGATtcaatacaaaattttaaaaaatatatatatatattacagaCACCggtttaaattaatcaaatcaaCTCAATTAACAAGATAAAATCACATATTTAACCAGTTATGTAATTGGAAagacaaaacataaaattagtgaaattgCATGATAgataacaacaacaaagccttgtcccattGTGCCCTGTCATGTATCATCTCTACAGAGAGacagaccgtttacatgtagatctcgtttgaccacctcatggatggtcttcttaggtcttcctctgcctttcacccccttgtccatcttccatctcatccaccctcctgactagGTGTTTctgtcggtcttcttctcacatgtccaccACCTGAGAcggcgattcaaccatcttttccgcAATAAATTGCATGAtagataaaaaagaataaatacaTATACAAATAGGGATACAAATATCATAATAATTGCACTCTATCATCACTTGCTACATCCTTAATGTCACCTTGCCTTCAGCGTAATGTTTGGTTTCAACTTCAAATTCCAAGGGACTTAGTTTTTAGTGAACTTCAATTATCAAACTCTAAGGTTTTGGTGTCTATTATAAATTCTAAGGCAGTTTATGCTTTACAGAATGTTTTCACATTCCTGAAATATTATATCTAATGAGCATCAAATCAATAAGTTTTTTAATTCATCTATGTTGAAAACCTTGTCTTTGTTAATAGCTTGAAAACTCATGCTTTTCTTCCAGGAATCAGATCTGTGCATAGCAATGTTGTTGAGTTAACAGCTTCACCTGAAACAGTGACTCCAACTGATGAAGATATTATTTCAGTTCAGTATCCAAAGAATTCTATCATCAATGAAGGTAATGCCCCTAGTCTTTATTATCATCTGTGAACTCCATGTGCTCTATGAAGATATAGTTTTATGAGAACTGTAGCAGCCTGATTTTTTTTAACCCAACTTTCTTGTAATTTTGCAGTTCCAAAGGAAAGATGATGAGGTGGTAATTTTGGAGATTCTTTCCATCCAAGCTGAGTTTTTCTCTATCCTTAATTATCTAGTTTGGATCATGTATGTATTCTGTATAGATATTAGGAACCTTAGGTATTTCTCAAAGTTTCATTGGTACTCCTCTTGATGATTTCTGTTTTCAACTTCCCTCTACTCTTTAGATAGCGCTGTTTAGTTCTATTCTATCATAGCTGAGCTACGATCTACCTGTAACTGTTTAATTACTTAGCAAGATTTGGGaattgtggccatgaagaaacAATGGCAATGTGAAGTTGAGACGAATGCACTTAGTGCACAATATAGTTGATTCCTAATGATGGCTGTTACACTAATTTTCACACCAAATGTGTTCTccaaattttagtatatatattagGACACAAGACACATGGGAACGG from Arachis stenosperma cultivar V10309 chromosome 9, arast.V10309.gnm1.PFL2, whole genome shotgun sequence encodes the following:
- the LOC130947686 gene encoding uncharacterized protein LOC130947686, with amino-acid sequence MDHTISRERDIDFDLESGGNSTEEDSSTDRSTSDGDSNGGFRYPWNRILGFESSSCSNSSTKPVNGVDNVGVLVNDDNYNNYAHVNNQNANKAATNPSRKPSKPPLPPNGPSLIAGDQRFVKELSELALRKRARIKRMKAVRKMKAIKSASSSSSSYTGFSALVISVFFLLVLIFHGIRSVHSNVVELTASPETVTPTDEDIISVQYPKNSIINEVPKER